From the genome of Vicia villosa cultivar HV-30 ecotype Madison, WI linkage group LG2, Vvil1.0, whole genome shotgun sequence, one region includes:
- the LOC131653869 gene encoding uncharacterized protein LOC131653869: MAIEKNSFKVSRVDSECSPLSKETMSSGDEEDVQRRNSVNESDEDDDEFDDADSGAGSDDFDLLELGETGGEFCQIGNQTCSIPLELYDLSGLEDILSVDVWNDCLSEEERFELAKYLPDMDQENFVQTLKELFTGCNFQFGSPVKKLFDMLKGGLCEPRVALYREGLNFVQKRQHYHLLRKHHNNMISNLCQIRDAWLNCRGYSIEERLRVLNIMTSQKSLMCEKMEDLEADSSDEQSGEGMWSRKNKEKKNAQKLGQFPFHGVGSGLEFHPREQSMVMEQEKSSKQNPRGILKLAASKSHSAKDPTGHSSSVYHGLDMNPRLNGSAFARSQHMKSTGYDVGSIHRTRDPLRNEYNEDMSFGVNVHRDRNAFRGSLMDKSGALRGGKRHDFLRGDEIEGGNLMGLSMSSKTDLDGYPRNPNQFSDMQLSTATPPSKRGSHDFPSKGKYAENVQEFVGSVQAKSRSRGSKTSHKVDMIDSPYHDDLFGNKTPGQEFGTDSVHKYDDWNLKSNKRKADRDSPDLSYTAYRSSSPQVSDRLLSSDFRTKSLQEKIRGNFVQNGVKDMKSLRASHILLRSEETESDSSEQLDDDDDNNPLLQRKFTYPVGTVAGSLPKSLKSHLDPKKAKFGKTDMKAHVITQSKKKGSFAEQGSMHGAENYLSKNSKQKSKILNGGPLRNPAGKFIEENYPSGSDMLNGGHDDWRQLYKSKNERMRGEPVERFDVPSSIAYAAEYRMKGRTGLDHSILRSKYLHDYGNDEDESLENRLLGDENGVGHGRSWRKGQKNVAYKDEQNERSDTPLLGCNSTMKKRKMKHGAADSVGRDEDANLLSSNPPKTDDLPSFSMKKKSKKKTGADMVISEMENPELLVTDTGTADMELEIKPQKKPFILITPTVHTGFSFSIMHLLSAVRMAMLSPPAEESLEAGKPIEQQNKVQEDSLNGVISSDKVAANGEASDQVNMPSLTVQVIVNRVRSNPGDPCILETQEPLQDLVRGVLKIFSSKTAPLGAKGWKVLAIYEKSTRSWSWTGPVLQNSSDRGTIEEVASPEAWGLPHKMLVKLVDSFANWLKCGQDTLQQIGSLPAPPLELMQINLDEKERFRDLRAQKSLHTIKPSSEEVRAYFRKEELLRYSIPDRAFSYTAADGKKSIVAPLRRCGGKPTSKARDHFMLKRDRPPHVTILCLVRDAAARLPGSTGTRADVCTLIRDSQYVVEDVTDSQINQVVSGALDRLHYERDPCVQFDGEKKLWVYLHREREEEDFEDDGTSSTKKWKRQKKDAADQSDQAPVTVACNGTEEQNGYDLCSDLNVDPPCIEDDKGSVQLMSNDTRLNAEDHVDVNPAALEGNVCEDNSMAWETLDLNPTRELCQENSTNEEFGDDSFGRERAVGLLSASLL; this comes from the coding sequence ATGGCAATTGAGAAGAACAGTTTCAAGGTGTCGAGGGTTGATTCTGAGTGTTCGCCTTTGAGTAAAGAGACTATGTCTAGTGGTGATGAAGAGGATGTTCAGCGGCGGAACTCGGTGAATGAatctgatgaagatgatgatgagtttGATGATGCTGATTCTGGGGCGGGGTCGGATGATTTTGATTTGCTTGAATTGGGTGAGACTGGAGGTGAGTTTTGTCAGATTGGAAATCAGACGTGCAGTATTCCGTTGGAACTTTACGATCTTTCGGGGCTCGAGGATATACTTTCGGTGGATGTGTGGAATGATTGTTTGAGTGAGGAGGAGAGGTTTGAACTTGCGAAGTATCTTCCTGATATGGACCAAGAGAATTTTGTTCAGACTTTGAAAGAGCTTTTTACTGGTTGTAACTTTCAATTTGGGAGTCCAGTTAAGAAGTTGTTTGATATGCTGAAAGGTGGTCTGTGTGAGCCGAGAGTTGCTCTATACAGGGAGGGTTTGAATTTCGTTCAGAAGCGGCAGCATTATCATTTGTTGAGGAAGCATCATAACAACATGATTAGCAATCTTTGTCAGATAAGAGATGCTTGGCTCAACTGCAGAGGATACAGTATTGAAGAAAGGCTCCGTGTCCTGAATATTATGACCAGTCAAAAGAGTTTGATGTGTGAGAAGATGGAAGATTTGGAGGCTGATTCTTCAGATGAACAATCTGGTGAAGGTATGTGGAGTAGGAagaacaaggaaaagaaaaatgcCCAGAAATTAGGTCAATTTCCTTTCCATGGCGTGGGTTCGGGTTTAGAATTCCATCCACGAGAGCAATCAATGGTTATGGAACAGGAGAAGTCTAGCAAGCAAAACCCTAGAGGTATACTCAAGTTGGCTGCATCAAAGTCTCATTCAGCAAAGGACCCAACAGGTCACTCGTCTTCTGTCTACCATGGTTTGGATATGAACCCCAGACTTAATGGTTCAGCTTTTGCTCGTTCTCAACATATGAAGTCAACTGGATATGACGTGGGGTCAATCCACAGAACGAGGGATCCGTTGCGGAATGAATACAATGAGGATATGTCATTTGGAGTAAATGTCCATCGAGATCGCAATGCATTCCGTGGCAGCCTGATGGACAAGTCTGGTGCCCTGAGAGGGGGAAAGAGGCACGACTTTCTTAGAGGTGATGAAATAGAGGGTGGCAATTTGATGGGTCTGTCTATGTCTTCAAAGACTGATCTGGATGGATACCCAAGAAATCCAAACCAATTCTCTGATATGCAGTTGTCCACGGCAACCCCCCCTTCTAAGAGAGGTTCACATGATTTTCCTAGCAAGGGCAAGTATGCTGAAAATGTTCAAGAATTTGTAGGCAGTGTTCAGGCAAAGTCAAGATCAAGGGGTTCAAAGACATCACATAAAGTTGATATGATTGACTCACCATACCATGATGATCTTTTTGGCAACAAAACACCAGGACAGGAATTTGGTACAGATTCAGTACATAAATATGATGATTGGAATCTAAAAAGCAACAAACGAAAAGCAGATAGAGATTCTCCTGATCTCAGTTATACAGCTTATAGGTCTTCCTCACCACAGGTCAGCGATAGACTTCTATCCTCCGACTTTAGAACAAAATCATTGCAAGAGAAGATTAGAGGGAATTTTGTACAGAATGGAGTAAAAGATATGAAGTCTTTGAGGGCTAGCCATATTCTCCTAAGAAGTGAAGAAACTGAATCAGATTCATCAGAACAGTTGGATGATGACGATGATAACAATCCTTTATTGCAGAGAAAATTTACTTACCCTGTTGGTACAGTTGCTGGTTCTCTGCCAAAATCATTGAAGTCTCATCTAGATCCTAAGAAGGCCAAATTTGGTAAGACAGATATGAAGGCACATGTTATAACACAATCTAAAAAGAAAGGCAGCTTTGCAGAGCAGGGGAGCATGCATGGAGCAGAGAATTAcctttcaaaaaattcaaagcaGAAGAGTAAAATACTCAATGGTGGTCCTTTGCGTAACCCTGCTGGTAAATTCATTGAAGAGAACTATCCCTCAGGATCAGATATGCTAAATGGTGGTCATGATGACTGGAGACAATTATATAAAAGCAAGAATGAACGAATGCGAGGGGAACCTGTTGAAAGGTTTGATGTGCCATCATCAATTGCATATGCTGCTGAGTATAGGATGAAAGGGAGAACTGGCCTTGATCATTCCATTTTGAGGTCAAAATATTTGCATGATTATGGCAATGATGAGGATGAATCACTTGAGAATCGATTGCTAGGGGATGAAAATGGAGTTGGACATGGCAGGTCTTGGAGAAAAGGGCAGAAAAATGTTGCATATAAGGACGAGCAGAATGAAAGATCTGACACACCATTACTTGGTTGTAACTCAACAATGAAGAAGCGAAAAATGAAGCATGGTGCAGCAGATTCTGTTGGAAGAGATGAAGATGCCAATCTTCTGTCAAGCAATCCTCCCAAAACTGATGACTTGCCTTCTTTTTCTATGaaaaaaaagtcaaagaaaaaaaCAGGGGCTGATATGGTTATTTCTGAAATGGAAAATCCTGAACTGCTTGTTACTGATACGGGGACAGCAGACATGGAACTGGAAATCAAGCCACAGAAAAAGCCATTTATTTTGATCACACCTACTGTCCATACTGGATTTTCATTTTCTATAATGCATCTTCTTTCTGCAGTCCGCATGGCAATGCTTAGTCCACCTGCAGAAGAAAGTTTGGAGGCAGGGAAACCTATAGAACAGCAGAATAAAGTGCAGGAAGACAGTCTCAATGGTGTTATTTCTAGCGATAAGGTGGCTGCCAATGGTGAAGCTTCTGACCAAGTAAATATGCCGTCTCTTACTGTTCAGGTGATTGTCAATCGTGTGAGATCGAACCCTGGCGATCCCTGTATTCTTGAGACACAAGAGCCATTGCAGGATTTGGTCCGAGGCGTTCTAAAGATATTTTCTTCCAAAACGGCACCTTTAGGAGCAAAGGGTTGGAAGGTACTAGCAATTTATGAAAAATCTACCAGAAGTTGGTCATGGACTGGCCCAGTTTTACAAAATTCATCTGACCGTGGTACCATTGAGGAGGTGGCATCTCCTGAAGCTTGGGGCCTTCCTCATAAGATGCTCGTCAAGTTGGTCGATTCCTTTGCCAATTGGTTGAAATGTGGTCAGGATACTCTTCAGCAAATAGGAAGTCTCCCTGCACCACCCTTGGAATTGATGCAAATCAATCTGGATGAGAAGGAAAGGTTTAGAGACCTGAGGGCTCAAAAGAGTCTCCACACCATAAAGCCAAGTTCAGAGGAAGTGAGGGCTTATTTTCGCAAGGAGGAACTTCTCAGGTACTCAATTCCCGACAGAGCTTTCTCATATACTGCAGCTGATGGTAAAAAGTCTATTGTGGCTCCTTTGAGAAGATGCGGTGGGAAGCCAACATCCAAAGCCAGAGACCATTTTATGTTGAAACGTGATCGCCCACCACATGTTACAATTCTCTGTCTTGTGAGAGATGCAGCTGCTAGGTTGCCTGGAAGTACTGGTACTAGAGCAGATGTTTGTACATTAATTCGAGATTCTCAATACGTTGTTGAAGATGTCACTGATTCACAAATTAACCAAGTAGTTAGTGGAGCTTTGGATAGATTGCATTATGAACGGGATCCTTGTGTGCAATTTGATGGGGAGAAGAAACTGTGGGTTTATTTAcatagagaaagagaagaagaagatttcgAGGATGATGGCACGTCATCCACAAAGAAATGGAAGAGGCAGAAAAAAGATGCTGCCGATCAATCTGACCAGGCACCAGTAACTGTTGCTTGTAATGGGACTGAAGAGCAAAATGGATATGATTTGTGCTCTGATCTCAATGTGGATCCGCCATGCATTGAAGATGATAAGGGATCAGTCCAACTTATGTCTAATGATACAAGGCTGAATGCAGAGGATCATGTTGATGTCAATCCTGCTGCTCTAGAAGGCAATGTTTGTGAGGACAATTCAATGGCTTGGGAGACTCTTGACTTGAACCCTACTCGAGAGTTATGCCAAGAAAATTCAACAAATGAAGAATTTGGAGATGATTCCTTTGGGAGAGAAAGGGCTGTTGGACTACTCAGTGCAAGCTTATTATGA